GCGCGGCGCTGATGCTGGCGACCGGGCGGACATCAGGGAACTGCGTCATGTGGTAGGGCGCGAAGGCCAGCGGCGTCTGATCCTGGTAGGCCAGCGAGGGCGCGAACGGCGCGCTCCACAGACGGCGCAGCTCCTCGGCGATGGCGGCCGCCGGCAGATCGGGTCCCGGCACCGCATCCGGATCGCCGGTAGCGCGGCTCAGCGCTTCGCGCGCCTGCTGGGGCGAGACCCCGGCAAACAGACGCGCCAGGGCGCGTGGCAGGTCGCCACCCGCGCCGAGCGCCTCGCGCACATCAGCCGGCGTTGCGCGACGTGGATCGCGCTGGCCGGCGGGCGCTGCGGGCAGCGTATAGACTTCGCGCGGCAGCACTGCCCGCCGTCCGCCGTCGCCCGGCACGCGCCGCACGGCATCCAGGATCAGGTTATCGTCGTCGACCAGCACGATGTTGGCGCGCGGACCGAGCAGCTCCAGCACCAGCTCGCAGCGCAGCTCCTCATCCGCGGCCTCGTCCGGCGCATCATCCTTGCGTGGCCCGCGATGTTTGAGTATACTCAGCACCACGATGCGCTCAAGATCCGGTTGCTGAATGGCGGTGATCATGCCGTTGCGAACGTACTTGCGCAACAGAAGCAGCAGCGGCGTCTCGCGTTCAACACCACGGGTAGGCCGTGCGCCGATCAGCTGCACGCGCGCGGCGCGCGGATCGGCATCGGCCAACAGGTACACGCGCTGGCCGGCATGATACACCTCCAGCGCCAGACTCAACGGTGTCGGCATGAGCACGCGCTGGATGCGTCCACCGAGCACAGTGCGGCGCAGTTCATCGACAACGGCGGCCAGTGTGAGAGCATCAAACTGCATCGGCGTCTCCGTCACCGGGCGGGCAGCACGCCCGCCGTTCATTGTACGCAAGTGGCCGCCGGCGCGCCACCCCTGAGGAACTCATGGATCTGGATTGTCGCGAACTGAACCCGATCATCTGTGGGCAGCCGCCCGTTCCGCTGCTGGTGATCCTGTCGGGACCATCGGGCGTGGGCAAGGATAGCGCGCTGATGCGCATGCGCGAGCTAGGCTTTCCCTTCCACTTCGTTGTCACCGCCACCGACCGCCCGCAACGGCCCGGCGAGATCAACGGCGTGGACTACCACTTCGTCACCACGGCCGAGTTCGAGCGCATGATCGCCGAGGGCGAGCTGCTGGAATGGGCGCGCGTGTACGGCGACTACAAGGGCATTCCCAAGTGGGATGTGCGCAACGCGCTGGCCAGCGGCAAGGATGTCATCCTGCGCATCGACGTGCAGGGGACGACCACCGTCAAAAAGATCGCGCCCGAAGCGGTGACGATCTTTCTGGCGCCCAGCCAGTTCAGTGATCTGCGCGAGCGGCTGCAATATCGCCGCACCGACTCGCCTGATCAGATCGAGGAGCGCCTCAAGCAGGCCGCACGCGAGATGGAAGCTATTGATCAATTCGATTATGTTGTGATCAACCGGCCCGATGGCCTGGACCTGGCCGTGAGCCAGATTCGCTCGATCATCTTCGCCGAGAAACAACGGGTCCGTCCCCGCCGCGTACGTCTCTGATCCATGTCGCGACCGGTCATGCCAGGCCAGCCCGATGCCGCAGCTCTGATCGAGCAGGGCCGCGCTGCGTTGTTGCAGGGCGATCGCGCCACGGCCCGCGCCCTGCTGGAGCAGGCGATCGCGCAGGCCCCCGACAGCGATGAGGCCTGGCTCTGGCTGGCCGGCACGCACACCGATCCGGCGCTGATGGCCGCTTGTTTGCGCCGCGCGCTGGCGATCAATCCTCACAACGAACAGGCGCAGGAAGGCCTGCACTGGCTGGCCGAGCAGCATGGCAGCGCGTTCGATGCGCCGGCGCCACCCGCAGGCGCGGCAACCGCAGCGCCACCCGCGCCCCTGAGCACGGCCTCGGCCATGCCCGACGTGGATCGGAGCTGGCCGGCGCTCTTGGAAGCCGCGCTCCATCCCTTGGCCGCGGGCGCGCTGCTGGGTCTGACGCGGCTCACCGCCTGGCTCTGGCCGGCGGAGCTGCTGCGGCTGCGTCAGGATCAAGCGCTGGGACTGGCGGGCGCGCTGGGCATCACCCTGCTGACAGCCCTGGCCCATGGCGGCGCGCTGCTGCTGGCCTGGCTGGCGCTGGGGCGACTGATCGACCGCATACGCGTCACCGGACGCGGCGATCGCTTCGATAGCCTGCTGCGCGTCGGTCGCGCCTGGACACCGGCCTACCTGTGGAGCGGCGCGCTGGTGGCGCTGCTGCTGGGGTTGCGGCTCGGTCCTGCCGGCTGGCGGACGCTCACGCTCCTGGCCGGCGTGCTGCTGCTGATCGGCGCGGCGCTGGTTGGCCGCCGCTTGTGGCGCCTGCCGACAGCCCTGGGCCTAGCCGAGGAGCGACAGCCATCGGCAGCGCTGCAGCTGCTGATCGGCGCGCTGCTGGTGGCGCTGCCAGGCCTGCTACTGGCCGGGTGGCTGTCCAGGGCGTTGTGGCGTATTATTTAGCGCCGGCGATCTTGGTCATTTCCACAGCGATCTGCAGCACCGCAATGCCCAACTGTCGGGTCGTATCCAGATCATCGACCGTGTGTGTGCGCAGCTCAAAGACGTTTGCGCCGGGCACCAGCATCACGAGCAGCCTATAATCACGCAGCATAGCATCCAGCGTCAGGTGCGCCACCTGCTGCGAGCCCTGCCAGAGCGTCGCCGTCTGCGAGCCGATCCCGTGCGCAACGACATGCAACTGCACCAATACTGGGACGGCAAACGGGTTGGTTAGGCTGAAGGTGCTGCGTTGCGTACTCCAGCGCCAGACGCGACCATTGGCCTGTTCCAGATCGTGCCAGCCGGTACCAAGCGCGACAAATGGACGACAGGCCTGCGCGTCAACCGGGAGCTCGTACCAGAGCAGCTCGGCATCCTGGTAGCGTGGCGTCGGCGGCGCGCCGGTGAGCATGGTCAGCAACCGCTCCAACGCAGCCTGCTGCTCCGGCGTCGTCTCGGCCCGTGTCAGCAGGACATGCCGCACCGGCGCAGCACATTGCATCGCCTGCAGGTCGTCACGGTCGAGCGGGATGATGTCGGGCCGGTAGGCCATGGCCGCCAGCATGCCCAGCCAGGGGTTGGTTTCCAGGGCGCGATACGGCGGGCGGCGGGCGACGTAGCCGCCCAGGATCGGCTGCTCATGCACAAGCTGCCGGCGCAAGGCGCGACTGCTTTCCATCCACTCCAGCGGCAGGTCGGCCACGGCTCCCGGAGCGGAGCGCAACTGCGCAAGCCAGGCCGGCGTATCGAAGGTGAGCTGCGTGCGCGCCGGCGGCCAGAGCTCCAGGCCGGCCAGGCCTACTACCAGCACCAGCAGGCCATACCAGCGGCGACGCGACAGACGCTGGCGCAGGTGGTGCAGCGCCAGACCGGCAGCCACGGCCCCCACGACGATCAAGGGCACCGCAAACTGACTCGGGCGGCGCGCCGTACTCATCAGCGGTAGGCGCTCCAACCAGGCGTACGGCAGCACCACGGGCGTGGCCCAACCGGCAAGGTACAGGCGCGGACCGAGTGCCACCATCCAGCCACTTAATCCCGCCAGCCACCAGGCGCGGTAGGCGTGCCGAAACCAGACCATGCCTAGCCCAGCCAACGCCAGCAAGACCCAACCAGCAGCAATGTAGTAGCCTTCCAGCGCGAACGGACCGCGCGCGGTTGCCATAACCAGCCGACGCGCCGCAGCGCCCCACCAGGGCTGACCGATCGCCGGAAACAAGAGGCCCAGACCATCCGCCGAAAAGCCCTCGATGTAGGCGCGCCAGATCGCATCGCGAGAGGCGGTCGTCGGCAACTGGTGACGCACGCGCAGCACACCTATCGCCAGCAGGCTCAGCAGCGCCAACAGCCCGGCGCTAAACAGGGCATAGCGCCGCAGCCGCGCCTGGCGCTCTGGAGCAAACCACCAGCTCAGCGGCAGCCAGGCAGCGGTGAAGCACAGGCAGACCACCAGCCAGTACCAATCGGTGAGCACCACCAGCAGAAGCGCAGCCAGCGCCGCCAGGTGATCACGCCACCAGCCGCGCCGCTCCAAACGGACCAGCATCAGCAGGTAGAGCGGGATCCATTGAATACTGAGCAGATTGATCTGCGCCACCTCGACGCGCAGCATATGGAAGGGCGCAGCCGTAAGCAATGCGCCACAGATCCAGGGGATCACCGCGCCCGGCACAAAGGCACGCACCAGCAGAAAGGTGCAGTAGCCGGTCAGCGCGACCGCGGTCAGTACGGCCAGATTGTAGGCCGCGATCGGTCCCCAGATCGCCTGCACAGGCAGGAAGGGCAGGGTCGTGACTGGGCTCAAGGTCTGTACATACATCTGGACGCCCTCCGGAAAATACAGCCAGGACGACCAGAACAGGTTGAGACCACGAGTCACCGCGTGATGCGTCCACCACATGTTCCACACATTCTGCGACGCATCCGCATAGTAAGCCATACTTTCGGCCACCGTCGCACTGCGCAGGCGCGTCACCAGCGGCCAGGTCAGCGCGATGCTGAGCACCAGATACGCACTCAGCGCGCCGATGTGAATCCAGCAGAGGCGTGTCCAAGCACGCACCCGCGTGCCTGCACGCCGTTGAGCTCGGTGCACCATTGTCTTTGCATTTGGAACGATAGGCTTCGCGACGTACTTCGATCGGCCGGGGACTGCCGATCACGACCCTCGTTGCGAGGTTCGCGGAACGCCTATCTGGAGCGGATCAGGGCGCGGCTAGGATCCGGGCTGCTCGGCAGCGCGTCGCCGCAGCAGGCCCACGCGCCGGCGGCGGGGCTGCTCCTGGTTGACGTTGTGCAGCGTGGTCAGGTCTTCGATGCGCTCGGTGAACAGCACGCCGTCGATATGGTCGATCTCGTGCTGCACGATGTGCCCTAGCCGGTAGGGCGCGCCGTCCACGCGCTTGAGGCGGTGCTCCTTGCCGTTGAGGTCCTGGTATTTGATCGAGACCCAGGTATGGCGCGGCACATCGCCGTACCAGCCCGGCAGCGAGAGGCAGCCCTCCTGCACCGGGCGGCGCTCGTCGCTGCGCTCGGTGATCTCCGGGTTGACCATCACGTAGAGCCGGGCGGGCTCGACCACCACCGTTGAGCCATCGTCGCGCGCTTCTTCGATCGGCGGCGTTTCGATCACGATCACGCGGCGCAGCACGCCGATCTGCGGCGCGGCCAGGCCCACGCCGTTTTGCTCGCGCATGGTATCGATCATGTCCTGTACCAGCGCTTGCAGGCTCTTATCGAACTGCTTCACGCGCACCGATTTTGATTTCAGGATTTTTTTGTCTTCTTCGTTCTCTATCAACAACACACGGCGCACTGCCATATATCCCCCCAGCAATGGTCAGGCTTGCCACGACATACGCATCAGCGCGTAGCGGCATTATAGCACGACCATCGCTCATTGGCCGCCCTGGCTCAGATCAGGCTGACGGGATCGACATCGATGATCCAGCCCGGCAGGGGGCCGAGCGCGTCCAGCAGCGGATGCACCGATGGCGCGCGCAGCAGCAGATGCCAGCGGTAGCGCCCCCGCACGCGCTCCATGAAGGCCGGCGCCGGCCCGATCAGCGCCGCGTCCGGCAGCCTGAGACGCTCGATCAGCGCTGTCAGGCGCTCGGCCAGCGCCTCTGCTTCGCGCCGCAGCGCTTCAGGTCGGGTTCCGCTGCGGATAAAGCGCACCAGTTGCGCGAAGGGCGGGTAGTGTGCCTCGCGCCGAAAGGCGATCTCCTCGCGGAAAAAGGCGTGGTAATCGTGCAGGGCCGCCGCCTGGAGCGCGTAGTGGTCGGGCGTGTAGCTCTGGATGATCACCTGACCGCCCAGATCGCGCCGTCCGGCGCGGCCGGCCACCTGCGCCATCAACTGAAAGGCGCGCTCGCCGGCGCGAAAGTCCGGCTGATGCAGGCCGGTATCCGCCGAGACCACGCCCACCAGCGTCACCAGCGGCAGATCGAGGCCCTTGGCGATCATCTGCGTGCCGACCAGCACATCCGCCTCATGGTCCAGAAAGGATTGCAGCAGCCGCTCGTGCGCGCCCTTGCGACCGGTGACATCGCGGTCCCAGCGCAGCACGCGCGCTTCCGGAAAGAGCGCCTCCACCTCGGCGACGACACGCTGCGTGCCAATGCCGAACTGGCGGATGCGCGCGCTCCAGCACTGCGGACAGAGCTGCGGCGGCAACTGGCGATGGCTACAGGTATGGCAGCGCAGTAGCTCGTAGCCGCTGCTTGCGTCGTCGATGCGATGAAGCGTCAGCGGCGTTGAACAGCGTGGACAGCCGATCACGTGGCCGCAGTCGCGGCACATCATGAACGCCGCGGTGCCGCGCCGATTGAGAAACAGGATCGCCTGCTGCCGCCGTTCCAGCGCCTGCTGCAGCGCCTGCTGCAGGGCACGGCTGAAGATCGAACGGTTGCCCTGCTGCAGCTCCACGCGCATGTCGATGATGCGCACCGGCGGCAGCGGCAGGCTGCGTGTGCGCACGCCATCGCGCGCGAGCGCCACGCGTTCGCGCAGCTCCAGCAGCGTGTACACGCCATCGCGCGCGCGCTGGTAGCTCTCCAGCGATGGCGTCGCGCTCCCCAGGATCACGACACTGCCGGTCAGCCGGGCCAGCTCCAGCGCCACGTCGCGGGCATGGTAGCGCACGCCCTCCTCGTGCTTGTAGGAGGGCTCGTGCTCCTCGTCGACCACGATCAGGCCCAGCTCAGGCAGCGGCGCGAACACC
This is a stretch of genomic DNA from Kallotenue papyrolyticum. It encodes these proteins:
- a CDS encoding guanylate kinase — encoded protein: MDLDCRELNPIICGQPPVPLLVILSGPSGVGKDSALMRMRELGFPFHFVVTATDRPQRPGEINGVDYHFVTTAEFERMIAEGELLEWARVYGDYKGIPKWDVRNALASGKDVILRIDVQGTTTVKKIAPEAVTIFLAPSQFSDLRERLQYRRTDSPDQIEERLKQAAREMEAIDQFDYVVINRPDGLDLAVSQIRSIIFAEKQRVRPRRVRL
- a CDS encoding tetratricopeptide repeat protein, which translates into the protein MSRPVMPGQPDAAALIEQGRAALLQGDRATARALLEQAIAQAPDSDEAWLWLAGTHTDPALMAACLRRALAINPHNEQAQEGLHWLAEQHGSAFDAPAPPAGAATAAPPAPLSTASAMPDVDRSWPALLEAALHPLAAGALLGLTRLTAWLWPAELLRLRQDQALGLAGALGITLLTALAHGGALLLAWLALGRLIDRIRVTGRGDRFDSLLRVGRAWTPAYLWSGALVALLLGLRLGPAGWRTLTLLAGVLLLIGAALVGRRLWRLPTALGLAEERQPSAALQLLIGALLVALPGLLLAGWLSRALWRII
- the def gene encoding peptide deformylase; the protein is MAVRRVLLIENEEDKKILKSKSVRVKQFDKSLQALVQDMIDTMREQNGVGLAAPQIGVLRRVIVIETPPIEEARDDGSTVVVEPARLYVMVNPEITERSDERRPVQEGCLSLPGWYGDVPRHTWVSIKYQDLNGKEHRLKRVDGAPYRLGHIVQHEIDHIDGVLFTERIEDLTTLHNVNQEQPRRRRVGLLRRRAAEQPGS
- the priA gene encoding primosomal protein N', translating into MAELFADVAVRLPRVRQAAARYTYHVPPALRGSISEGALVWVPFGRQRLQGIVLALYVEPPAGPSAGLVSAGQAAPIRPIEDLADPDVVLPPHLLALARWVCHYYRVSLWEALELLLPPGVAQETLTTWRVTASGLAAELGALPPAERGVLYFLRRNGATDEPTLHASLHGSPAELRRVCTALAERGLIQRGRATSRAAARPKHERVVKLLRSPEELTTADATLRRAPRQVAVLQTLAERSLALSGAQADPDAPPLVPAQDLPLPILRELARRGWIAIQLREVLRNPLDGAPIAPDVPPPLSPAQARALQPIATALNERRQVVFLVHGVTGSGKTELYLRAIARALRLGRQALVLVPEIALTAQLVRRFAARFGERVVVLHSGLSLGERYDTWRRLRRGAARVVVGSRSAVFAPLPELGLIVVDEEHEPSYKHEEGVRYHARDVALELARLTGSVVILGSATPSLESYQRARDGVYTLLELRERVALARDGVRTRSLPLPPVRIIDMRVELQQGNRSIFSRALQQALQQALERRQQAILFLNRRGTAAFMMCRDCGHVIGCPRCSTPLTLHRIDDASSGYELLRCHTCSHRQLPPQLCPQCWSARIRQFGIGTQRVVAEVEALFPEARVLRWDRDVTGRKGAHERLLQSFLDHEADVLVGTQMIAKGLDLPLVTLVGVVSADTGLHQPDFRAGERAFQLMAQVAGRAGRRDLGGQVIIQSYTPDHYALQAAALHDYHAFFREEIAFRREAHYPPFAQLVRFIRSGTRPEALRREAEALAERLTALIERLRLPDAALIGPAPAFMERVRGRYRWHLLLRAPSVHPLLDALGPLPGWIIDVDPVSLI